The following are encoded in a window of Vigna unguiculata cultivar IT97K-499-35 chromosome 8, ASM411807v1, whole genome shotgun sequence genomic DNA:
- the LOC114193568 gene encoding glutamate decarboxylase 1-like, protein MVLSKTASQTDVSVHSTFASRYVRTVLPRFKMGELSIPKEAAYQIINDELMLDGNPRLNLASFVTTWMEPECDKLIMAAINKNYVDMDEYPVTTELQNRCVNMIAHLFNAPLGESEAAVGVGTVGSSEAIMLAGLAFKRRWQNRRKEEGKPCDSPNIVTGANVQVCWEKFARYFEVELKEVKLSDGYFVMDPEKAVEMVDENTICVAAILGSTLNGEFEDVKRLNDLLLEKNQATGWDTPIHVDAASGGFIAPFLYPELEWDFRLPLVKSINVSGHKYGLVYAGIGWVIWRTKEDLPEELIFHINYLGADQPTFTLNFSKGSSQVIAQYYQLIRLGFEGYKMVMENCTDNMAVLKEGLEKTEKFTIVSKDIGVPLVAFTLKDHSHFNEFQISDLLRRYGWIVPAYTMPPDAEHVTVLRVVVREDFSRTLAERLVTDLTKVVRELELLPARVISSTVTTTAGEDGEVTEGKVLIAKKSELETQRAITSAWKKFVMEKKKTNGVC, encoded by the exons ATGGTTCTCTCCAAAACGGCATCGCAGACGGACGTTTCTGTCCATTCAACCTTCGCCTCTCGCTATGTGCGCACAGTTCTTCCCAG GTTCAAGATGGGAGAGCTATCGATCCCGAAGGAAGCGGCGTACCAGATCATAAACGACGAGCTGATGTTGGACGGAAATCCGAGGCTGAACCTGGCGTCGTTTGTGACGACGTGGATGGAGCCTGAATGTGACAAACTCATAATGGCTGCCATTAACAAAAACTATGTGGACATGGATGAGTACCCTGTCACCACTGAACTTCAG AATCGTTGCGTTAACATGATAGCTCACCTTTTCAATGCACCACTGGGAGAGTCAGAAGCTGCCGTTGGTGTTGGTACGGTTGGCTCATCAGAGGCCATAATGTTGGCTGGATTGGCATTCAAAAGGAGATGGCAGAATAGAAGGAAAGAAGAAGGGAAGCCTTGTGATAGTCCCAATATTGTTACTGGTGCCAATGTTCAG GTTTGCTGGGAGAAATTTGCAAGGTACTTTGAGGTGGAGTTGAAAGAGGTGAAGCTGAGTGATGGATACTTTGTAATGGACcctgaaaaagcagtggaaatgGTGGATGAGAACACCATTTGTGTTGCTGCTATCCTTGGTTCCACTTTGAACGGAGAGTTTGAAGATGTCAAGCGCTTAAATGATCTCCTACTAGAAAAGAATCAGGCAACTGG ATGGGACACTCCAATTCATGTGGATGCAGCCAGTGGTGGATTCATTGCACCATTTCTTTATCCAGAGCTTGAGTGGGACTTTCGGCTACCACTAGTGAAGAGCATCAATGTTAGTGGACACAAATATGGTCTAGTCTATGCTGGAATTGGTTGGGTCATTTGGAGAACCAAGGAAGACCTTCCTGAGGAACTCATTTTCCACATTAACTATCTCGGAGCTGATCAACCCACCTTCACCCTCAACTTCTCCAAAG GTTCTAGCCAAGTTATTGCCCAGTACTACCAACTAATTCGACTGGGTTTTGAG GGATACAAAATGGTGATGGAAAACTGCACAGACAACATGGCAGTGCTTAAGGAAGGACTAGAGAAAACTGAAAAGTTCACCATTGTGTCTAAAGACATCGGTGTCCCATTGGTGGCCTTCACTTTGAAGGACCACAGCCACTTCAATGAGTTCCAAATCTCTGATCTTCTGAGGCGCTATGGATGGATTGTGCCAGCATACACTATGCCCCCAGATGCAGAACATGTCACAGTGCTTCGTGTTGTGGTTAGGGAGGACTTCTCTCGCACCCTTGCGGAGCGTCTTGTCACTGATCTCACCAAAGTGGTGCGCGAGCTGGAGCTGCTTCCTGCTAGGGTAATCAGCAGCACCGTAACGACTACTGCCGGAGAAGATGGTGAAGTCACCGAGGGAAAAGTATTGATTGCCAAGAAGAGTGAACTAGAGACACAGAGAGCAATCACTTCAGCTTGGAAGAAGTTTgtgatggagaagaagaagacgaatGGTGTTTGTTAG